The window TTGCCCCATCAATACATATTTTCAAATACTAGTCCGAGTCATTGGAATGACCGAACCATTTGCTCTCCAGCCGATCGTATTCGCCCTTTTCCTGAATCAATTCAAGCGCCGAATCTATCTTGCCCAGGAGCTCGGCATCATCCTTGCGCACCGCAATACCATAATGCTCGGTCGATAACAGCTCTCCCACCGTTTTCGCACGACCCTGGCTTTTAATATATGCCATGGTGGTCGGATAATCATTGAGGACGGCGTCGATATGTCCGTTTTCCATATCGATAAAGGCCGCGCCGATATTATCAAAGGAAAAGACGGTCAGCCCCTCCAGCGATTTGGCCATCCTTTCGCCGGTCGTGCCCAACTGGACGCCCACTTTGCGGCCCCGAAGATCATCCACCGATTTAATGACCGAATCTCCCAGTGACACCGCCACAATTTGTCCGGCCAGATAATAAGACTTCGAGAATGAAACGGAAGCTTCCCTCTGCGGGGTTATCGTCATGGCCGAAATTATACAGTCATATTTGTGGTTCTTCAGACCGGGAATGATGCCGTCAAATGGGGTAATGATAAACTCCGGTGTCCAGCCGTTCACGCGGCAGATGGCGCCGATAATATCCATATCGAATCCTTCGGGCAGGCCGCTGTCGGTATTGACCAGTTCAAAGGGCGGATAGGTGGCATCGGTACCCACTAACAGGACCGATTTCTCCTTCCAGACCGGAATATCTTTCTCCCCGGCGCACCCGAACACAAACAGGGCAATAAATATGGTAATAATAAACTTTCTGGTCATGACTTTACCAATTTGCCGATTAAGATAGGCAGAACTATAAAGAAGCGCAATAATTTTTAATAGGCATGAAGAATCGGGAATCCGGTTTCTATGGACCGGGGCAAATCGGCGGCGGCCCGGCGTTGTATAAATAATATACCAGAAAGGTTATATCCAGAAGATCGACATTGCCGCTTCCATTGGCGTCGGCCGCTTCCTCCGGTTCCGAAGGCGGCCCCCCTTTGTACAGATAACGAATAATATAAGTGATATCAAGCAGGTTTATTTTCTCATTGCCGCTGGCATCGCCGCAGACATAACCCCACAGGCATGCGACATGCAGCGCCCCGATAAAGCGGTTGCACATATTATTCGAAGGCGCACAGGGCGAGGCGGCTCCCAGATGCAGGTCCCGTGCGAGCGTATCGCAAAATATCGGATCGACACACATATTGCCGCTGCTGTCGTTCAGCGACTCAACACATCCGGCCCAGTCGCCGCCGCTGTTGCCATATAAATTGGAGCAGTCAACATCGGAACTGCTCGTGCTGTCACAGTAGATGGCATCCGTCCCAATGTTAAAGGCGATTATCGAGGCGGATAAAGACGAATGAGAGCCGAAACGGCAGGCGATGGCAGAACCGGGGCCCTGATCCACAAAATTCCCGAAAAAAGTACTGTTGGCTATTACTGGAAATGAAAGCGAATCGCATAAAATAGCCGCGCCCGGGCCGCGGAAGGCGAAATTATCGATGAAAAGACATCCATTAATGACCGGCGAGGACTTATAACAATAAATCGCACCCCCGCCATGCCAGACCTGATTGCCAATGAAAACGCAATTTTGAAAATATGGCGCGGCGTTTGAATCGCAGAGAACCGCTCCGCCGCTCAATTCCTCCGCTACCTCCGTCAATATTTTTTTTGGCCCCGGATCGATGACATTATTTTCAAAAACGCAATTCTCAAAAACCGGTGATGAGTTCCATATATAGGCCCCGGCCCCTCCTGAAGGCACATGCCCGATACTGAGCAGACCGGCATTCTTAATCGTAAACCCGACCACATGCGCGCTCGAATCTTCTCCGTTTTCAAAAATGAAACCCCGGAAATTACCTGCTTCAAGATTGGCCCCGCAATCCAGTATGGTCGAATCGCTCCCCCCCTCCGATATCAGGGCTATGGCTTTGCCGTTGAAATTCAAATCGCGATTGCCGTCACCGCTATAAATACCGGCCGCAACCATTACAGTATCGCCGCTCTCGGCGGCATCAAGGCCGTCCTGAATAACCAAAAAATCCTGGGGGATTTTAATTATCGAGGCGCTGCCGATTATCGGCCGGAATAGTATAATGGTCAGAAGCAATATCAATCGTACGTATATGGTCACCTCTCCCCTCATTTAAATAACACGCTATATTTACGTAATATCAAATTCAAAAGCAAAATAATATTTGTTTTTTCACCCATGATTTCCATTGAAGAATTAGTGCCCGCCCTGTTCCCGAAGACTGCCCCCTGTCCAATTTTTCATAACAATAATATTATCGGCATTACCAATGCTCGCATGATACATTTAATAAAAAAGGGCCGCGGACACAGCCCTTATATTACGACTCCTGTAAAATCAATATCCGCTTACGGACAAATATCGTAACCCCTTATCGAAGTCGAAGGAAATTTTGGCTGCGGCTTCATTGAATCCTTCCGAAATCAATCCGTCCTCTGCCTCGATCAGGTTCAGATCTTTTAAGTATGATGCATATTCCTTGCCGATAACCTTAATTCCGCACCCTTCCGGAATTCTAATGCGAAGGTCGGCATCATTCCCCGATACACCAACAGTGACCAGCGCCGCTTTATTGCCAAGCTTCATATAAATGTTGCCGCCGTCATTATCCACCGTCAGTTTTTCAATGGGAATGGATTCGAGATTAAGGTCAACATCGGATTCATGCCCGACACATTTCAGCTCCAGTGGAATTTCATCGGAGAATGACACCCGCCAATCCTGGTAGGAACCGCGGCCGCTGATAATCACGGCACTGCGCCCGCTGCCGGAACGGCTTATATCAAGCGTCGCCAGATTGTTTTTCTTTTCGAGCGTAATGTCGGGTTTCCGCGAAAATCGATCAAATTTGGCCGAGGCCAGATTCAGGCCGGTCCGATAAATAGTCAGATCGGTTTGCCCATGGTCGATGACAGCATCCATCTTCTCGATGGAGGAATCCGTTTCTGCTTTCCAGTTATAGCGGTCGACAAAACTCCTCTCCCGGCGGTCGGGACCGATATCGACGGCCACATAAACCATACCTCCCACCAAAATCAACGGAGCCAGGTATGATATGAATTGAAGCTTCGTCCGGTTGAATATTTTCTCGATCCCGATGGCAATCAACAGCAGCGGCCACCAGAAAAGCAGCTCCAACCAGTAATCCCAGTCGAGGTAGCCGGCGTTGTTCAAAAGCAGCAGGACTCCGACAGTGATAAACAGCAGCCCCCAGCGAAATCTACTTGGTGTCATTTTCTTTTCCCCCCATCTTGGCGATTTCCTTCAATGATTGCTTGCGCGGTCGGTTAAACAATATTACCAGCCCGACCAGGATCAGAACCATCGGCCAGAAATCAAAAATATCAAAAATATCCATATCCACGCTGTTAAGCAAAAACAGACTGCCCACCAGAATTAGAATAATCCCGAACACTAGACTGCCCGATCTCATTTGACCTCCTGGATATGTCCGTCGGTTTCCAGCAGCTTTTCTTTTTTCCGGCTGCTGCTAAGAACAAGCGCCAGACCGGCCGCAATTAAAATCGCCGGCCAGAAGAAATCCCAAAAATCAAACCACCAGTAAATGTTCTTGAAGAGAAAAACGACGCCAATGGCGACCAGGATCAGCCCCGGAAGGAATTTCCCAAGGCTCGACTCCGTTCGGGCGGGCGGTGTTTCCAGCTCAACTCCCAGCGGCCGCTTGGGCATAACAATCCAGGCAATAATATATCCCAGCAAACCTGCTCCGTCGGCAAAAACCAGAATAATCGCAATTATCCGAATAATCGTCGGGTCAATATTGAAATATTCACCCAACCCTCCACAGACTCCGGCAATCTTGCTGTCGGCAGTTGATCTGTACAATTTTTTGTCCATCAGTCACTCCTTGGATGACGGTTTCTATCTATCCATGTACAGATACGATAATTGGACTGAGAAGGTTTCTATTTTGTCTCAGGCTCGAGATCGCCGATATATTTATCAATCTCTGTTATGGTGCCGGAATCGGCCTGGTTACGCAAGGATCTGAGATATTCAAGCATCAGGCCCCTTTCATTCTTGATCGGGGTCACTTTACCCAGATTATGAAAGGCATCAGCCATCGTCCTGATTATTATATGGAGCGAGTCGGCGGAAGGCCGCCCGGGCGACGCGCCCTTGGCAGGGGTCGAGGCTGAATTGAAATTCATGGTTTTGGATAAATAATCGCTTTGCCGACTTGCCAGAACATAACCGTAATTTTGCCGAAGTTGCTGAGCATCGTCATAGTAATTTATGTAGGTCGCTATATCCTGACCGGTTAAATCGTCAAATTGATTCGGATCAAGACCCCGCTCTTTGAGTTCGGTCGCCTGCTTTTCAACATCATACATGGCCATATATGCATCGGTCGATGGCGCCTTATCGGCCTCGGAACCGGCGGAAAGCTGCTGAAGCGACGCCACACTGTCCGAAGGTACAATTACCGGGAGTATCTTCTTTGCCATATCAGCCTGCTCCGTGGCCGCCATTCGTGACGCCTCCGCGTCCGCTCTGTCCTTAATAGCAACCGGCATGTTCATCTCCGCCTGAAACTCAGTTACCGTTTTCTCGGCTGTCTCATTATCACTCTGAAGAGTACCCTTCTTTTCCGCCGATGATGTTGCTTCCTTTGGCGCCGGAATCGATTCTAATTGTTCCGTCACCTGATCCTTCACTGCTTCTTCCGCAACCGCAGGTTTGCTTGCCTGATCGCCGGCGGCTCTTTCCATTTTCTTCGATTTACCCTCATCGACTTGCACTCCGGCCGCGGTTTCAATGGTCGGCACTGACATCACCGGCGCGGCATCGTCCCGGGCCTTCATTTCTCCTGAGACATTGACTCTTTCGGACGTCATTGTATCAGCATCTTTGACCGGCGCAGGCGCCAAATAATTT is drawn from candidate division Zixibacteria bacterium HGW-Zixibacteria-1 and contains these coding sequences:
- a CDS encoding basic amino acid ABC transporter substrate-binding protein — encoded protein: MTRKFIITIFIALFVFGCAGEKDIPVWKEKSVLLVGTDATYPPFELVNTDSGLPEGFDMDIIGAICRVNGWTPEFIITPFDGIIPGLKNHKYDCIISAMTITPQREASVSFSKSYYLAGQIVAVSLGDSVIKSVDDLRGRKVGVQLGTTGERMAKSLEGLTVFSFDNIGAAFIDMENGHIDAVLNDYPTTMAYIKSQGRAKTVGELLSTEHYGIAVRKDDAELLGKIDSALELIQEKGEYDRLESKWFGHSNDSD